A portion of the Bdellovibrio bacteriovorus genome contains these proteins:
- a CDS encoding protein-disulfide reductase DsbD family protein codes for MRKMLRLVSVFALVFMTFQVSFASETLKGPHIQIDWLAPQIFAENSETVIGIRFRPDPHWHVYWKNPGDSGSAPKFQIKSKNAEVGEILWPYPARLPIAHLTNFGYEGDVAYLLKVKTGMAASLKMEVNLEWLVCQEECVPGFGVLSLSRDIKGTETVFAKEIQSKLNSFENKIPSAGLDSPYRLAVSELPEGGLKVFVSSKANLPSEVDLFPVDPEYVQPAQPKITKTDSGFEVAFQKSATAQKPASLGFLLVADKKAYKFSGLQIGALTATTEPVSFAVLAVILGSALLGGMLLNLMPCVFPVISIKAVSLLKNENAQERRKDGWLYAAGVLTTFAGLGAGFLILRSLGASVGWGFQLQSPLVVFGLIVLFWMMALNFLGVFEFGTAIMNSTGRIRWQGSFATGVLSVFIAAPCTGPFMGTALGATATMPGWQAMLVFIFLGMGLALPYLALTLSQKLAQKMPKPGAWMETVKQFFAFPLFATVLWLLWVLGLQTGSQGWLATGAALLILSFALWLGHGRKSLWKVIAWILAISALTYSGKQVQTAEASAEVSSNSAWTSYDENKLQSALQSGQPVFIDFTAAWCITCQVNKKAVLETATADEIFKKGNILRMRADWTKQDPAITAALSKLGRNSVPVYAFYSGKDAKTRLLPQILTIDMIHDLIPLKEEK; via the coding sequence ATGAGAAAAATGCTTCGCCTTGTCAGCGTGTTCGCCTTAGTTTTCATGACGTTTCAAGTTTCATTTGCATCAGAAACTTTGAAAGGTCCGCATATTCAAATTGATTGGTTGGCGCCGCAAATTTTTGCTGAAAATTCTGAAACTGTTATCGGCATTCGCTTTCGCCCGGATCCACATTGGCATGTGTATTGGAAAAATCCTGGGGATTCAGGCTCTGCGCCTAAATTTCAAATCAAATCCAAAAATGCTGAAGTGGGTGAGATCCTTTGGCCGTACCCTGCAAGACTTCCGATCGCGCATTTGACGAACTTTGGTTATGAAGGGGACGTTGCCTATCTGTTGAAAGTAAAAACGGGTATGGCGGCATCACTTAAGATGGAGGTGAATTTAGAATGGTTGGTCTGCCAAGAAGAATGCGTCCCTGGATTTGGAGTATTATCCTTATCTCGAGATATAAAGGGAACTGAGACGGTATTTGCGAAAGAGATCCAATCAAAATTAAATTCTTTTGAAAATAAAATTCCATCTGCAGGATTGGATTCTCCCTATCGCTTAGCGGTTTCAGAACTTCCGGAAGGTGGTTTAAAGGTCTTCGTATCATCTAAAGCCAATCTGCCATCAGAGGTCGACCTTTTCCCGGTAGATCCTGAATATGTTCAACCAGCTCAGCCAAAAATCACAAAAACTGATTCTGGATTTGAAGTCGCTTTTCAAAAATCAGCCACGGCGCAAAAGCCCGCAAGTTTAGGTTTTTTATTGGTGGCGGATAAGAAGGCTTATAAGTTTTCGGGCCTACAAATTGGCGCTTTGACGGCAACTACAGAGCCCGTCAGCTTTGCAGTTCTGGCGGTGATTTTGGGCTCAGCCCTTCTGGGTGGCATGTTGTTAAATCTTATGCCTTGTGTTTTTCCGGTTATCTCGATCAAAGCTGTTTCACTTTTAAAAAATGAAAATGCTCAAGAGCGCAGAAAAGATGGATGGCTTTATGCTGCCGGGGTTTTGACAACTTTTGCGGGGTTGGGTGCGGGATTTCTAATTTTACGCAGCCTTGGTGCCTCGGTCGGATGGGGCTTTCAATTGCAATCTCCACTTGTCGTGTTTGGCTTGATTGTTCTGTTCTGGATGATGGCGCTCAATTTTTTAGGCGTTTTTGAATTCGGCACGGCGATTATGAATTCCACGGGCCGTATTCGTTGGCAGGGGTCATTTGCGACGGGTGTGCTGTCGGTATTCATTGCCGCTCCTTGCACGGGACCCTTTATGGGCACGGCTTTGGGTGCGACCGCGACCATGCCGGGCTGGCAAGCAATGCTGGTATTTATATTTTTAGGCATGGGTTTAGCACTTCCATATTTGGCTTTAACCTTAAGTCAAAAGCTTGCGCAAAAAATGCCTAAGCCGGGCGCGTGGATGGAAACGGTGAAGCAGTTTTTTGCATTTCCACTATTTGCGACAGTTCTGTGGTTGTTGTGGGTTTTAGGTTTGCAAACGGGATCCCAAGGATGGCTTGCGACTGGTGCTGCACTTTTAATTCTTTCTTTTGCATTGTGGTTGGGACACGGAAGAAAATCTTTATGGAAAGTCATCGCGTGGATATTAGCCATCTCCGCGCTTACCTATTCGGGAAAACAGGTGCAGACAGCTGAAGCCTCTGCAGAAGTTTCTAGCAATTCTGCGTGGACTTCTTACGATGAAAACAAATTGCAATCGGCCTTGCAAAGCGGGCAGCCGGTATTTATCGATTTTACGGCCGCATGGTGTATTACTTGCCAGGTAAATAAAAAAGCGGTCTTAGAAACCGCCACCGCAGACGAGATTTTTAAAAAAGGAAATATTTTACGTATGCGTGCTGACTGGACAAAGCAAGATCCGGCTATAACGGCCGCATTATCAAAGCTGGGGCGGAATTCTGTCCCGGTTTACGCCTTTTATTCTGGCAAAGATGCTAAGACCCGCTTGCTTCCCCAAATTTTAACGATTGATATGATCCATGATTTAATTCCCTTGAAGGAGGAAAAATGA
- a CDS encoding phytanoyl-CoA dioxygenase family protein, with the protein MAKLSNEDKSLFLKHGIIRLRRRVPLKLLQKIQSSIRTELERLNIISQGKISSAKIQNLSVFQQTGRLGQLVKIGRELDQIISTDLIDDMNFLAGKKLKPVQLSPQLLLSLPHRKDWSLDHLNWHLDLEIPYHDVIPGIQAFVLIDDLKVHGGATLAIAGSHKLPYSNKPESESAQKLLRQDEIFRPLFDGAIQNPERYFRPKNMSGIEVFLVEMHGSAGDVYLMDLRVLHSPSINATKNIRMMATNRFVLT; encoded by the coding sequence ATGGCGAAATTATCTAACGAGGATAAATCATTATTTTTGAAACATGGAATTATTCGCCTGCGACGACGAGTTCCCTTAAAGCTTTTACAGAAAATCCAAAGCTCTATCCGGACCGAGTTAGAGCGATTAAATATCATCTCTCAAGGAAAAATTTCTTCCGCCAAAATACAAAATCTTTCCGTCTTTCAACAAACGGGACGATTGGGGCAGCTTGTAAAAATCGGGCGCGAACTTGATCAAATAATCTCAACCGATTTAATAGACGACATGAACTTTCTTGCAGGCAAAAAGTTAAAGCCTGTTCAATTATCACCTCAACTGTTACTCTCGTTACCTCACCGAAAAGACTGGTCTTTAGATCATCTGAATTGGCATTTGGATTTGGAAATCCCCTATCATGACGTAATTCCGGGGATTCAAGCCTTTGTGTTGATTGACGACCTTAAAGTCCACGGCGGAGCCACCTTAGCGATTGCCGGATCTCACAAGCTTCCTTACTCCAATAAACCAGAATCTGAAAGCGCCCAAAAGTTGCTTCGTCAAGACGAAATATTCAGGCCCCTTTTTGATGGCGCAATTCAGAATCCGGAGAGATATTTCAGGCCTAAAAATATGTCAGGAATTGAAGTATTCCTGGTTGAGATGCATGGAAGCGCTGGAGATGTCTATTTGATGGACTTGCGTGTTTTACATTCTCCTTCGATTAATGCGACCAAGAATATTCGGATGATGGCAACCAACCGTTTCGTTTTAACATGA
- a CDS encoding DUF1428 domain-containing protein — MAQYVDGFVIPVPKKNLAKYKKMAKLGRKVWMEYGALDYVECVGESIDGPWGTPFTKLCKLKSDEVLIFAYIVYKSKSARNAINKKVMSDPRMNPEHHENIFNMKRFSAGGFQVIVQAKKGKK, encoded by the coding sequence ATGGCACAGTATGTAGATGGTTTTGTTATCCCGGTACCTAAAAAGAATTTAGCCAAATATAAAAAAATGGCCAAACTAGGTCGTAAAGTTTGGATGGAATACGGTGCTTTGGATTATGTGGAATGTGTTGGCGAATCTATTGACGGCCCCTGGGGAACTCCATTTACCAAGCTATGCAAATTAAAATCGGATGAAGTTTTGATCTTTGCTTACATCGTTTACAAATCAAAATCTGCAAGAAACGCGATCAACAAAAAAGTCATGAGTGATCCGCGAATGAATCCTGAGCACCATGAAAACATCTTTAATATGAAAAGATTCTCTGCCGGCGGATTCCAAGTCATCGTTCAGGCCAAAAAAGGAAAAAAATAG
- a CDS encoding FBP domain-containing protein, protein MHTQSNNFLKENLFTINSEEELVNSFRARDQKKLVLPEKVNFPLHARSYFTWKESSGVYTYLVIKLPNWDMPRGVVFKRTPSTGEPTGGLCSWCNAYGSSEDIGMLSVAMNNNVSFSYFICQDLSCIEKIEDAANLSGKDPEKYIAELYFRIGKMFEKISGYKPE, encoded by the coding sequence ATGCATACGCAATCAAATAATTTTCTGAAAGAAAACTTGTTCACGATTAATTCTGAAGAGGAACTCGTGAATTCTTTTCGCGCGCGAGATCAGAAAAAACTAGTTCTGCCAGAAAAAGTAAACTTTCCGCTACACGCTCGGTCGTACTTTACATGGAAAGAATCTTCGGGTGTTTACACTTATCTAGTTATTAAACTTCCTAATTGGGATATGCCACGCGGGGTGGTTTTTAAAAGAACTCCCTCAACAGGAGAGCCCACTGGCGGCCTTTGCAGTTGGTGTAATGCGTATGGCAGTTCGGAAGATATTGGCATGTTGTCAGTCGCAATGAATAACAACGTCAGCTTTTCTTATTTCATCTGCCAAGACTTAAGCTGCATCGAGAAAATCGAAGATGCGGCAAACTTGTCAGGAAAAGATCCTGAGAAATATATTGCTGAACTTTATTTTCGCATCGGCAAAATGTTTGAAAAGATCAGCGGGTACAAGCCGGAATAA
- a CDS encoding winged helix-turn-helix transcriptional regulator, which translates to MLKEKVKVEKMTKVAPCPVTKTMQVIGGKWKPMVLYHLMSGAKRFNELQRLSGGPSARVLTLQLRELEDDKIIKREVFEQIPPRVEYSLTNKGKTLNSILDMMAKWGMEHR; encoded by the coding sequence ATGCTTAAAGAAAAGGTCAAAGTCGAGAAAATGACCAAAGTGGCCCCGTGTCCGGTGACGAAAACGATGCAGGTTATTGGTGGTAAATGGAAGCCCATGGTCTTGTATCACCTTATGTCCGGAGCCAAACGCTTTAACGAATTACAACGTCTTTCCGGGGGGCCTTCCGCGCGGGTGCTGACGTTGCAATTGCGTGAACTTGAAGATGATAAAATTATTAAGCGCGAAGTATTCGAACAGATTCCTCCGCGCGTGGAATATTCATTAACGAATAAAGGGAAAACCTTAAATTCTATTTTAGATATGATGGCTAAGTGGGGAATGGAGCACCGCTAG
- a CDS encoding SDR family oxidoreductase, whose product MIAVTGATGHLGQHVIKELLKQGTNPKEIIAIVRDKNKAQEFASKGIEVREANYTSADSLDKALKNVDKLLLISGNELGQRLTQHTNVINAAKRANVKLVAYTSILKADTSKMILAAEHLGTEKVLQASGIPYVILRNGWYIENYTDQLQNILAHGVIAGSAQNGKVSGAARADYAAAAAAALLGKAKTNSIYELAGSPFTMAELAATITKASGKKVEYKDMPAPDYQKMLLGFGLPAPVAEMLADSDVGIVRGDLYSDRDDLKNLIGRPASTVDSVLKTLL is encoded by the coding sequence ATGATCGCAGTTACAGGAGCCACCGGACATTTAGGCCAACACGTCATTAAAGAACTATTAAAACAAGGAACCAATCCTAAAGAAATCATCGCTATCGTCAGAGATAAGAACAAGGCTCAAGAATTTGCCTCAAAAGGAATCGAAGTCCGCGAAGCCAATTATACTTCCGCCGACTCTTTAGATAAAGCGCTTAAAAACGTTGATAAGTTGCTTTTAATTTCAGGCAACGAATTGGGTCAACGACTTACTCAACACACAAATGTTATTAACGCGGCAAAAAGAGCCAACGTAAAACTCGTCGCTTACACAAGCATTCTTAAAGCGGATACCAGCAAAATGATTTTAGCCGCTGAACACTTAGGAACAGAAAAAGTTCTGCAAGCTTCCGGCATTCCTTATGTTATTTTAAGAAATGGCTGGTACATCGAAAACTACACCGATCAACTTCAGAATATTCTTGCCCATGGCGTGATCGCTGGCAGCGCCCAAAATGGAAAAGTAAGCGGTGCCGCCAGAGCCGACTATGCCGCTGCGGCGGCAGCCGCTTTACTCGGAAAAGCTAAGACTAATTCAATCTATGAATTAGCGGGATCTCCATTTACCATGGCTGAACTTGCCGCCACCATCACCAAAGCTTCCGGTAAAAAAGTCGAATACAAAGACATGCCCGCCCCGGATTATCAAAAAATGCTTTTAGGCTTTGGCTTACCTGCACCCGTGGCAGAAATGCTAGCCGATTCGGACGTGGGGATTGTGAGAGGAGATTTATACTCTGACAGAGACGACCTAAAAAATCTTATCGGTCGCCCCGCAAGCACGGTCGATTCAGTTTTAAAAACCTTATTATAA
- a CDS encoding HAD family hydrolase, producing the protein MLKKYFPEREFKALLFDFDGTVADTMGAHLRAWNEGLAIYNLTLSREQHMAWAGRPTRMIVQMLNEMHKIEIPVDEFLKAKEVSYFASIKEVKEVVSVVEIIRHYHGILPMAVVTGSRRKPVETTLNQLGLAKYFNELICAEDYVHGKPAPDCFLLGAERLGVDPKDCLAFEDADLGIQSATSAGMACLKVDERHELMVIHQPK; encoded by the coding sequence ATGTTAAAAAAATATTTCCCCGAGCGCGAATTTAAGGCTCTTCTTTTTGATTTTGATGGCACCGTCGCAGATACAATGGGTGCGCACTTGCGTGCTTGGAACGAAGGCCTGGCGATTTATAACCTTACTTTAAGTCGCGAACAGCACATGGCTTGGGCAGGTCGCCCCACAAGGATGATTGTGCAGATGTTAAACGAGATGCACAAAATCGAAATCCCAGTGGATGAATTTTTAAAGGCCAAAGAAGTTTCTTATTTTGCTTCGATCAAAGAGGTCAAAGAAGTCGTTTCGGTGGTGGAAATCATTCGGCACTATCATGGAATTTTACCTATGGCAGTGGTGACGGGGAGTCGTCGTAAGCCGGTTGAAACGACGTTAAACCAATTAGGTCTCGCAAAATATTTTAACGAACTGATTTGTGCTGAAGACTACGTACACGGTAAGCCAGCTCCGGATTGCTTTTTATTGGGCGCGGAACGCTTGGGTGTTGATCCTAAAGATTGTCTTGCCTTTGAAGATGCTGATCTGGGCATTCAATCAGCCACCAGTGCCGGGATGGCTTGTTTAAAGGTTGATGAACGCCACGAACTTATGGTCATTCATCAACCGAAATAG
- a CDS encoding exodeoxyribonuclease III, producing MKLISWNVNGLRSVQRKNFREWFEEEKADVVCLQEIKITDEAIKKDETFYHPAKYNSSWAFAEKAGYSGLALYSKKEPDDVRVGLGIEKFDREGRWLEADFGPITVVNSYFPNSQRDHARLPFKLEFCAAAEKRLQALRKKGREVMICGDFNIAHKEIDLRNPKSNAKNAGFLPEERAWMTKFIDKLEWVDSFRKFEQGPDHYTWWSYRPGVREKNVGWRLDYFLVNKEASDRLKAAAHLPMVFGSDHCPVRLTLKK from the coding sequence ATGAAATTAATCTCTTGGAATGTGAATGGTCTTCGCTCGGTTCAACGCAAAAACTTTCGTGAATGGTTTGAGGAAGAAAAAGCAGACGTCGTGTGCTTGCAAGAAATCAAGATCACCGATGAAGCGATCAAAAAAGACGAAACGTTTTATCATCCGGCTAAATACAATTCCTCTTGGGCTTTTGCCGAAAAGGCGGGGTATTCTGGCCTCGCCCTTTATTCTAAAAAAGAGCCCGATGACGTGCGGGTGGGGTTGGGCATTGAGAAATTTGACCGTGAAGGTCGTTGGTTAGAAGCGGATTTTGGGCCCATCACTGTTGTGAATAGTTATTTCCCAAACAGTCAGCGGGACCACGCTCGGTTGCCATTTAAATTGGAATTCTGTGCGGCGGCTGAAAAGCGTTTGCAGGCTTTGCGCAAAAAAGGCCGTGAGGTGATGATTTGTGGGGATTTTAATATCGCCCATAAGGAAATCGATTTAAGAAATCCTAAGTCGAATGCCAAGAATGCGGGATTCTTACCTGAAGAACGTGCATGGATGACCAAGTTTATCGACAAGCTTGAATGGGTGGATTCTTTCCGTAAATTTGAACAAGGCCCGGATCACTACACCTGGTGGAGCTATCGTCCGGGAGTGCGTGAAAAGAACGTGGGTTGGCGACTCGATTATTTCTTGGTCAATAAAGAGGCTTCGGATCGTTTGAAGGCGGCGGCTCATTTGCCTATGGTGTTTGGATCTGATCACTGCCCCGTGCGATTAACTTTAAAGAAATAG
- a CDS encoding YdeI/OmpD-associated family protein: protein MAEKKDYQIKSFKDGKQFRQWLLKSHKKAAGLWLRFFNKASGKKTISREEALEEVLCFGWIDGQAKPYDEDSWLQKYTPRRSRSVWSERNTKIVAKLIKSKRMHASGLVEIQKAKEDGRWERTYQSPKDMKVPPDFLKEIKKNKKAYSFFKTLNKTNTFAIAWRLHQSKKEETRKRRIEQFIKMFASGKKIH, encoded by the coding sequence ATGGCGGAAAAAAAAGACTACCAGATTAAATCCTTTAAAGACGGGAAACAATTTAGGCAATGGCTCCTTAAATCCCATAAAAAAGCCGCAGGCCTTTGGCTTCGATTTTTTAATAAGGCTTCGGGTAAGAAGACGATTTCTCGTGAAGAAGCGTTAGAGGAAGTCTTGTGTTTTGGCTGGATTGATGGCCAGGCAAAGCCTTACGATGAAGATTCTTGGTTGCAAAAATACACGCCTCGCAGATCGCGCAGTGTATGGTCTGAACGCAATACCAAGATTGTGGCAAAGCTTATTAAGTCCAAACGCATGCATGCCTCGGGTTTGGTGGAAATCCAAAAAGCTAAAGAGGACGGACGTTGGGAGCGTACTTATCAATCACCGAAAGATATGAAGGTGCCGCCTGACTTTTTAAAGGAAATTAAAAAGAATAAAAAGGCCTACTCATTTTTTAAGACCTTAAATAAAACCAATACTTTCGCGATAGCGTGGCGTCTTCATCAATCAAAAAAAGAGGAAACTCGTAAAAGGCGAATAGAGCAATTCATTAAGATGTTTGCCTCCGGAAAAAAGATTCATTAG
- a CDS encoding CPXCG motif-containing cysteine-rich protein has protein sequence MEEVEKHFKCPYCFERISMLLDPSISDVQSYVEDCEVCCNPIQITFEVIEDKIKQFQAQKAYG, from the coding sequence ATGGAAGAGGTCGAAAAGCACTTTAAGTGTCCATATTGTTTTGAAAGAATCTCGATGCTGCTAGATCCCAGCATCAGCGACGTGCAGTCCTATGTCGAAGACTGCGAGGTCTGCTGCAACCCCATCCAAATTACTTTTGAAGTTATCGAAGATAAAATTAAGCAATTCCAGGCGCAGAAGGCTTATGGATAA
- a CDS encoding TIGR02147 family protein, translated as MQNSQAQFGKGKEISTSSAAAPLLSDYMNYRQFLADFYTFKRKSSKGALRAYNYAVFSAAANIKSPNYLKMIIEGKRNLSDDMIGKFGKALSFMKEQTDEFRLLVHFTQATDPAERNMYLKKLSEHRVAGKLKSGEIDRKTWEKVPNWVTWIIYAMVDQDGVSFDTAALKQLLRGKASEDEIETALSTLLNSGELRRDEVTGELKKNRSLIESPEDIPVALVRKLQSQLMYLGLESLYQDQPTEREFGTLTMSLTKAEFEEIKFKLRQMRKGIHKDNSIARMKSKGERVYQLNIQLFPVTNSAGVSAQASAVMESALDLKPETELVETETPVVKPATPMAPAAEVVMQAAPAQPANVADGKDAKKNVSSLAANAASAADLFR; from the coding sequence ATGCAAAACTCTCAAGCTCAGTTCGGCAAAGGCAAAGAAATTTCAACAAGTTCGGCGGCAGCTCCTCTTCTTTCTGATTACATGAACTATCGCCAGTTCTTAGCGGACTTTTATACTTTCAAAAGAAAGTCTTCAAAAGGCGCCTTAAGAGCCTACAACTATGCCGTGTTCTCTGCAGCGGCGAATATCAAATCTCCAAACTATTTAAAAATGATCATCGAAGGAAAAAGAAATCTTTCTGACGATATGATTGGCAAATTCGGTAAAGCGCTTAGCTTTATGAAGGAACAAACGGACGAGTTCCGTTTGCTTGTTCATTTCACGCAAGCCACCGATCCGGCCGAACGTAATATGTATCTAAAAAAGCTAAGTGAGCATCGTGTTGCCGGAAAACTTAAATCCGGCGAAATCGATCGCAAAACTTGGGAAAAGGTTCCAAACTGGGTGACTTGGATCATTTATGCGATGGTCGACCAAGACGGTGTTTCTTTTGATACGGCCGCTTTAAAGCAACTTCTTCGTGGTAAAGCGTCGGAAGATGAAATCGAGACGGCGCTGTCAACATTGCTAAACTCTGGCGAGCTTCGTCGTGACGAAGTGACCGGCGAATTAAAGAAAAATCGCAGCTTGATTGAGTCCCCCGAAGACATCCCTGTGGCATTGGTGCGCAAGCTTCAGTCTCAATTGATGTACTTGGGCTTAGAGTCCCTTTACCAAGATCAACCGACAGAGCGTGAATTTGGCACTTTGACGATGTCATTAACGAAAGCGGAATTTGAAGAGATCAAATTCAAACTTCGCCAAATGCGTAAAGGTATTCATAAAGACAACTCTATCGCGCGTATGAAATCCAAAGGCGAAAGAGTGTACCAATTGAACATTCAATTGTTCCCGGTGACAAACTCTGCCGGTGTGTCAGCTCAAGCCTCAGCAGTGATGGAATCGGCTTTGGATTTAAAACCCGAAACCGAGTTGGTGGAAACCGAAACGCCGGTTGTTAAACCGGCGACTCCAATGGCTCCGGCTGCGGAAGTGGTGATGCAAGCGGCCCCGGCTCAACCAGCAAATGTTGCTGATGGCAAAGACGCGAAAAAGAACGTGAGTTCTTTAGCCGCGAATGCGGCCTCTGCGGCGGATTTGTTTAGATAA
- a CDS encoding DUF1176 domain-containing protein, which translates to MKVFRLLIICMLFESLAFAKATEILPAPILEIQAIQMKQGVCETRWPELSENYGIKKVTLDEGATLWLVPCAYWSANLAWSVFVTIKESSHPDGFLTKAIRFVNYHPYEGIVARDVIHNIDWDSANQVLRSQYYMNGSSLCGSRAEFKWHPGYQTFQVKTLLKKDDCRDPEESWKPVFNP; encoded by the coding sequence ATGAAAGTATTCCGTCTTTTAATCATTTGTATGCTTTTTGAATCCTTGGCTTTTGCTAAGGCGACAGAAATCTTGCCGGCCCCGATCCTAGAAATTCAAGCGATTCAAATGAAACAAGGGGTCTGCGAAACTCGTTGGCCAGAACTTTCTGAAAACTATGGAATCAAAAAGGTCACTCTTGATGAAGGCGCCACCCTTTGGTTGGTGCCTTGCGCTTATTGGAGCGCGAATCTGGCGTGGAGTGTTTTTGTGACGATCAAAGAGTCCTCACATCCCGATGGTTTTCTAACCAAGGCCATTCGATTTGTTAATTATCATCCTTATGAAGGTATTGTGGCGCGTGATGTGATTCATAATATTGACTGGGATTCAGCCAATCAGGTTTTGCGCAGCCAGTATTATATGAATGGAAGTTCCTTATGCGGCAGCCGAGCTGAATTTAAATGGCATCCGGGATATCAAACCTTTCAAGTAAAGACTTTGCTGAAAAAAGATGATTGCCGAGATCCCGAAGAATCTTGGAAGCCCGTTTTTAATCCTTAA
- a CDS encoding phosphatase PAP2 family protein has protein sequence MKRHILIVLGTAFACAAVLGFFFDQKIALYFGQQEIRDVIWLAAREITNVGLSEHYFAIAIGTWAFCAWVAPKMNLFKKNLKEVDFFRRWGLNFLVALIVSGVLTHLFKFLFGRQRPHKTPDFEPFTFNPFTTHWDFHSFSSGHSQVMWTVATMFTVAFPKFRWLWVLFAISICSTRAIIHDHFLSDIIFGSALGYVGSLLAMKIMKEKTKNGLY, from the coding sequence TTGAAACGACATATTCTTATTGTTTTAGGAACTGCATTCGCGTGTGCTGCCGTGCTGGGATTTTTCTTCGATCAAAAGATTGCACTCTATTTTGGGCAACAAGAAATCCGTGACGTGATTTGGCTTGCCGCCAGAGAAATCACCAACGTCGGCCTTTCAGAACACTACTTTGCCATTGCGATTGGCACGTGGGCCTTTTGCGCTTGGGTTGCTCCCAAGATGAATCTTTTTAAAAAGAACCTTAAAGAGGTCGACTTCTTTCGCCGCTGGGGTTTGAACTTTTTGGTAGCTTTGATCGTCAGTGGAGTTTTAACTCATCTGTTTAAATTCTTATTCGGCCGCCAAAGACCGCACAAAACGCCGGACTTTGAGCCCTTCACTTTCAATCCGTTTACTACTCATTGGGATTTCCATTCGTTTTCTTCGGGCCATTCCCAAGTGATGTGGACGGTGGCGACTATGTTTACCGTGGCCTTTCCTAAATTTCGCTGGTTGTGGGTTTTATTTGCGATTTCTATTTGCTCTACCCGGGCGATCATTCATGATCATTTTTTAAGTGATATTATCTTTGGCTCTGCCTTAGGTTACGTGGGCAGCCTGCTTGCGATGAAAATCATGAAAGAAAAAACAAAAAACGGGCTTTATTAA
- a CDS encoding M48 family metallopeptidase has protein sequence MGAKETFLFAKWPVEIHRRAFRRSVSIYLYPNKPIKVVAAQTTQHKVIIDFLMSKKDWIEKNFAKFEEIAEKFPDKKIQAYEDFPFLGRTRKLKVVITLHKKAFVSVTDEHLLLHIPRNEWSANSLIQEHPTALKEIRHFYKREAVQLLDERVRHWSAQMKLSPTQVKYREQRTRWGSCSSRKVINLNWRLIVFNQEIIDYVIVHELAHLQHMDHSSRFWSLVEAHIEDYKARMKALKESQYLVEFLSEKS, from the coding sequence ATGGGTGCGAAAGAAACTTTTCTCTTTGCTAAATGGCCAGTTGAAATTCACCGACGAGCTTTTCGTCGTTCGGTGTCTATTTATCTGTACCCTAATAAGCCCATCAAAGTTGTGGCGGCGCAAACAACCCAGCACAAGGTCATTATTGATTTTTTGATGTCCAAAAAAGACTGGATTGAAAAGAATTTTGCGAAGTTTGAAGAAATCGCTGAAAAATTCCCTGATAAAAAGATTCAAGCCTATGAAGACTTTCCGTTTCTGGGGCGCACGCGCAAACTTAAAGTCGTCATCACCTTACATAAGAAAGCCTTTGTTTCGGTCACGGATGAACATCTGCTTTTACATATTCCGCGCAATGAGTGGAGCGCGAATTCGCTGATTCAAGAGCACCCGACGGCGTTAAAAGAAATCAGGCATTTTTATAAGCGCGAAGCCGTTCAGCTTTTAGATGAGCGCGTTCGTCATTGGTCAGCGCAAATGAAACTAAGCCCCACCCAAGTGAAGTACCGTGAACAGCGCACTCGTTGGGGCAGTTGCTCTTCACGCAAGGTTATTAACTTGAATTGGCGTTTGATTGTTTTTAATCAAGAAATTATTGATTACGTGATCGTGCACGAGTTAGCGCATTTGCAGCATATGGACCATTCCAGCCGCTTTTGGTCTTTGGTGGAAGCACATATCGAAGATTATAAAGCCCGCATGAAAGCTTTAAAGGAATCCCAATACTTGGTGGAATTCCTTTCTGAAAAATCTTAA